TCTTTGTAAGGCTGGAAAAGTAAACGATGCTGCGATACAATTGTCTGGATTGGTGGAAATGGGGTTTGAGCCAGATCCTGATACATGGAGTGTGCTAATTGATTTGATTTTCCGAGAGAGAAAGCTATTGCCTGCATTTAGGCTCCTTGATGAGCTGCTGATCAACCACGATTGATCTCAGATATTAATATCTATACCATTTTGAAGTGTGAATTCTCATGTATATCTTTACCTAAATTACAAAGTTGTTTTCTTTCATGGCTTTTCTAGAAATTTTACATGCTTTATTTAGTATATGACAATGAACATACATTGACTTTCATTTGTTTACCATTGTATCTTCAaatcatattattatattaataaaaaaactcaaattaatatttgacataaaataaattgaaatttcTTTATCTTCGTCTTGGGATTGTGTAATATGTGTATTATTATTTGAATGAGAAATTTTATGACAGTgatttgtataaaaaaaataaagtgctTACAAATGAAAATATGAGATAATTTTGGGTAAAAGTCAAAATGGTTCGATGGGTCCAACTCTTTAGAGTCTAGGATAAAGTAGAAgaacaaatttttaattttaagaaTAAATTCGGTGGGGGTGAAAACTGATCCATGTAGCTTCTGTTCGATATTTCGGAAAATTTAAAGAATGATCGATCATACCCTTCGGACATCGGATCCAGTCATGTAACCTACGATGATCGAATTTACCACAAATGAATCGATTAACAGTGGTTTGGCCATCAAGATTTGAGAGGATTTCATGAgatttggatttcaaaatcctatttttactgtttagcaagatgttaaaaaaaaaaggattcGGATTTGCTTAGGATTTCATGtgatttcatgagatttcaacaagtatatccaaatctcatcaaatttgataagatttggtgggatttggattttaaaaacataaaattatttttttatccaaCACATCATTCTTCACCAAAAGTTTCTAAAGGTAGTTtagtgaaattttaaaattccaaattCGAATCCTTTTTTCTCCAAACAAGAAATTGATCggtaaatatcatttttaaattttaaaccaaacaccaaatagaatttcaaatatttgaatttCCAAATCCGAATCCAATTCCAAATCCCACGAAATCCTTCGAATCCTGATTGTCAAAAGGGAGACTATTTATATGGTAAAAGAGTACACCAACAAACAAATGTCATATACATTCCAGATTAATCAAAGctgaaaacaaaaaataaaagccaaaaaataaagaaagaatcaAGAAAACTTCATCATCAACGCTTTCAAAATGTTTACAGACATATCGATTACACTTTATTGAATACCCTTGCTCCTCTTGACTGATAAAGTTCCAGCTTCCCAATGGCCTCCATGGACAACTCCTCAACGTGACAATCTTGCATCAAAACAGCTTGTTTTGACGCCCATTCAAGCACAGTCAACACCTCTGTTTGAGCGAATTCTTCACTGTCtggcacatgcaatgcaatatAACTAAGCAGAATCAATGCCTGTTTCTGCACGATCTGTTCTCCTAAGTACACTAACTGAACCAGATGCTTGGCCCCTCCAGCCCCGATTATAGCTTTCGAATGATCAACATGTAGATAATTATCAGAACAAGCAAACTTCGTAAGTGCGACACAAGCTTCCTCTGAAACCTCGACTCCAGGATCATCAAGAAGACTCACTAAAGGACTTATCATTCTCGTTTCAGTGGCCTTGAAAGTCCTGGCCAAATTCCCAATAGATTTGATACATGGAACAAGTAGTTCAGATTCAGAATCTGCTTTCTCGATGATTCTGAACAGTTGATCGACCACAGCTTTACAAGCCGGCGAATTGGGCTTGAAAGCAGATTTTCTTAAGTCGGCATCTTCTTCCGCCACAGCTGTGATCTCCATTAACGCCATAGCTGAATTGTACTGAACTTTTTTAGTCCCTTTATCCAAAAGAACAGCGAAgcacaacaaagctcttgattCTGTTATGCTTCGACAAATCAGCGAGTTCCCTTTCGCCAGTTTCCAAAGGGCTCTTGCTGCCATTTCTTTCATGTCAGATTTAGTGTCAGGATCCTCCATTTCTCTAGCTTTGTTACTCGAAACCGAAACCGAATAAAGTGTTGGGGGAGGATGGTGGTTATTGCGCTTCCCATTGCCAGCTTTAAGAGCCATCGTACTCGTAACCACATTATGCATTTGATTAGGATGCTTGTACCCTGGAGGATGAGGAATCAAACTCTTTTCATCTTCCACGTGACTCCCCTTCAGTAAACCACCATCTTTGCCACCAAAATTAGTGCTGGTAACATTACTATTCTTGTTATTACTACTAGCAAGAACAACCGCCGCGTGGACTGACGTGGCCGTGCTGACGACAGCATACTTGCTATGCTCCTCCACGGTTTCGAAAGCTAGATGGCTAACGAGTAAACGTATTATATTGTGCTGCACGAAAAGATCCTGGCATTTGGGGTAATGGGATGCGAGTTCCGATGTAGCCCAGGCGACCACCGCCTGCACTTTCATGGGACCTTCTTTGAGGA
This Primulina eburnea isolate SZY01 chromosome 2, ASM2296580v1, whole genome shotgun sequence DNA region includes the following protein-coding sequences:
- the LOC140823655 gene encoding uncharacterized protein, giving the protein MGDLVKQILAKPIQLSDQVIKAAENAGSFKQECSELKSKTERLAGLLRQVARASNELYDRPTRRIIEDTQQALDKTLSLVLKCNGNGLIKRVFTIIPTAAFRKISAQLENSIGDVSWLLRVSAPADDRLDEYLGLPPIAANEPILYLIWEQIATLYTGTIDDRADAAASLVSLARDNDRYGKLIIEEGGIGPLLKLLKDGKLEGQENAARAIGLLGKDSESVEHFIHAGVCSVFVKILKEGPMKVQAVVAWATSELASHYPKCQDLFVQHNIIRLLVSHLAFETVEEHSKYAVVSTATSVHAAVVLASSNNKNSNVTSTNFGGKDGGLLKGSHVEDEKSLIPHPPGYKHPNQMHNVVTSTMALKAGNGKRNNHHPPPTLYSVSVSSNKAREMEDPDTKSDMKEMAARALWKLAKGNSLICRSITESRALLCFAVLLDKGTKKVQYNSAMALMEITAVAEEDADLRKSAFKPNSPACKAVVDQLFRIIEKADSESELLVPCIKSIGNLARTFKATETRMISPLVSLLDDPGVEVSEEACVALTKFACSDNYLHVDHSKAIIGAGGAKHLVQLVYLGEQIVQKQALILLSYIALHVPDSEEFAQTEVLTVLEWASKQAVLMQDCHVEELSMEAIGKLELYQSRGARVFNKV